A DNA window from Candidatus Methylomirabilota bacterium contains the following coding sequences:
- a CDS encoding branched-chain amino acid ABC transporter permease: MLESLLEFLIQGVVLGGLYALFAVGLSLIFGVLDVINVAHGEFFAIGGYLAFTAVVLLHLPGAMGILGAAVGTFLLGLCVYPLLIAPLKRRLGGRPQGPLYLVLTLGLSTFLQSSLLAIAGGDYLRVPPQVSGILDLGVTAVSFQRLLVLGVAALLLTGLFAFLRFHPEGLAVRAVSQNPDAAQAMGINLPRIFAFTLALGVALAGVGGALMAPLFNVYPAVGFPLTIKAFAITILGGMGNPAGALVASFVISIAESLSVMVIPSQWQNLIAFAVMIVMLLLRPRGLFGRAVSR; the protein is encoded by the coding sequence ATGCTCGAATCGCTCCTCGAGTTTCTCATCCAGGGCGTGGTCCTCGGGGGGCTCTACGCGCTGTTTGCCGTCGGGCTCAGCCTGATCTTTGGCGTGCTCGACGTCATCAATGTCGCCCACGGCGAGTTCTTCGCCATCGGCGGCTATCTGGCCTTCACGGCCGTCGTGCTCCTGCATCTGCCCGGCGCCATGGGTATCCTCGGGGCGGCCGTCGGGACATTCCTGCTCGGGCTCTGCGTCTATCCGCTCCTGATCGCCCCGCTCAAGCGGCGGCTCGGGGGGCGGCCACAGGGGCCGCTCTATCTCGTGCTCACGCTCGGCCTGTCCACGTTCCTTCAGTCGAGCCTGCTGGCGATCGCGGGGGGCGATTATCTGCGGGTGCCGCCGCAAGTGAGCGGGATCCTCGACCTGGGCGTCACCGCGGTCAGCTTTCAGCGGCTCCTCGTGCTCGGGGTCGCGGCGTTGCTGCTCACGGGGCTCTTCGCGTTTCTCCGCTTCCATCCCGAGGGCCTCGCCGTGCGCGCCGTCTCACAGAATCCCGACGCGGCGCAGGCGATGGGCATCAACCTGCCGCGCATCTTTGCCTTCACGCTGGCCCTGGGGGTGGCGCTCGCGGGGGTGGGTGGCGCGCTCATGGCCCCGCTCTTCAATGTCTACCCGGCCGTCGGCTTCCCGCTGACCATCAAGGCCTTCGCCATCACCATCCTCGGCGGGATGGGCAACCCCGCGGGCGCGCTGGTGGCGAGCTTCGTCATCAGCATCGCCGAGTCGCTCTCCGTGATGGTGATCCCCTCGCAGTGGCAGAATCTCATCGCGTTCGCCGTGATGATCGTGATGCTCCTGCTCCGGCCCCGCGGCCTCTTCGGCCGCGCCGTCTCGCGATGA
- a CDS encoding ABC transporter ATP-binding protein → MGKEVAPPKLALAGLSKWFGGLRAVGACSFEIAPGTVVGLIGPNGSGKSTLFNLVTGLLRPDEGAIFYDGERIDGLATHEIARRGVGRTFQSVKIFRDLPVRENLAIAAMGRGLRGWEPRADEWLARMGLTRLVDAPAGTLSIGQQRLLELTMNLVIDPEFLLLDEPLAGVHPVIRRQIADTLNDLRARGRTLLIIEHHMPFVMGLCDKIVVMDHGEKIAEGAPEAIRADPRVIATLLGRAERGSDDARA, encoded by the coding sequence GTGGGAAAAGAAGTAGCGCCGCCGAAGCTCGCCCTCGCCGGCCTCAGCAAGTGGTTCGGCGGACTCCGCGCCGTTGGCGCCTGCTCGTTCGAGATCGCGCCCGGCACCGTGGTGGGCCTTATCGGCCCCAACGGCTCCGGCAAGAGCACGCTCTTCAACCTGGTCACCGGGCTCTTGCGGCCCGACGAAGGCGCCATCTTCTACGACGGCGAGCGCATCGACGGGCTCGCCACCCACGAGATCGCGCGCCGCGGTGTGGGCCGCACCTTTCAGTCCGTAAAGATCTTCCGCGACCTGCCCGTCCGCGAGAACCTCGCCATCGCCGCCATGGGGCGTGGCCTCCGCGGCTGGGAGCCGCGCGCCGACGAGTGGCTCGCGCGCATGGGTCTCACGCGACTCGTCGATGCGCCCGCGGGCACCCTCTCCATCGGCCAGCAGCGCCTGCTCGAGCTGACGATGAACCTGGTAATCGACCCGGAGTTCTTGCTGCTCGACGAGCCCCTCGCGGGCGTGCACCCCGTGATCCGGCGCCAGATCGCTGACACGCTGAACGATCTGCGCGCGCGGGGCCGTACCCTGCTGATCATCGAGCACCACATGCCGTTCGTGATGGGACTCTGCGACAAGATCGTGGTGATGGATCACGGAGAGAAGATCGCGGAAGGGGCTCCGGAGGCGATCCGCGCCGACCCGCGCGTGATCGCGACCCTGCTCGGACGGGCGGAGCGCGGGAGCGACGATGCTCGAGCTTGA
- a CDS encoding ABC transporter ATP-binding protein, translating into MLELEGVRSGYGKLEILQSASLRVPDGAIIGIIGPNGAGKSTLLKTAFGYLPPSAGRIVLDGREIAGRRPDEIMRLGVGYLAQAGGLFAEMTVHDNLVLGGYTVSRADKRHAIDHVYTRFPLFRDRRRQLAGALSGGEQRLLAIARALIVRPRLLLLDEPSAALAPRFIDEVYATLVALNRDGIALLIVEQNVEAILAVAHRVFVLDLGQNAFDGTPSELRASDSIRRLYLGEDAA; encoded by the coding sequence ATGCTCGAGCTTGAGGGCGTTCGCTCCGGGTACGGCAAGCTCGAGATCCTCCAGTCGGCTTCGCTGCGGGTTCCCGACGGCGCGATCATCGGCATCATCGGGCCCAACGGCGCCGGCAAATCCACGCTGCTCAAGACCGCGTTCGGCTATCTCCCGCCCTCCGCGGGCCGCATCGTGCTCGACGGTCGCGAGATCGCGGGGCGCCGGCCCGACGAGATCATGCGCTTGGGGGTCGGCTACCTCGCCCAGGCGGGCGGGTTGTTCGCGGAGATGACCGTGCACGACAACCTCGTGCTCGGCGGCTACACCGTCTCGCGCGCCGACAAGCGTCACGCGATCGACCACGTCTACACCCGCTTTCCCCTGTTCCGCGACCGCCGCCGCCAGCTCGCCGGCGCCCTCTCCGGGGGTGAGCAGCGCCTGCTCGCCATTGCGCGCGCCCTCATCGTTCGCCCGCGCCTCCTGCTGCTCGACGAGCCGTCGGCGGCGCTGGCCCCGCGGTTCATCGACGAGGTCTACGCGACGCTCGTGGCGCTCAACCGCGACGGCATCGCGCTCCTCATCGTCGAGCAGAACGTCGAGGCGATCCTTGCCGTTGCCCACCGCGTGTTCGTGCTCGACCTCGGCCAGAACGCCTTTGACGGGACACCGTCCGAGCTCCGCGCCTCCGATAGCATTCGGCGGCTCTACCTCGGCGAAGACGCGGCATAG